The Stomoxys calcitrans chromosome 3, idStoCalc2.1, whole genome shotgun sequence genome includes a region encoding these proteins:
- the LOC106083368 gene encoding acyl-coenzyme A diphosphatase NUDT19 → MEDTSLAPKAPVWRESASLIICAKNVEITDGYDYELLMIKRSDRTALIQNQCVFPGGIYDPFDESIEWLKYFEEFGVNQQTLKNLVIVDNKTERPKIMAPQGTGCYDRFFKSSKIWAREISLRINAIRETFEEVGILMCRRRDQLNSLTTEGFCELLLDKSDWQKAVHDDSRNFLQMCRELKVVPDLWSLHEWSCWASPAVIKKGYETAFYITFLSEKPDINYDQSEVKEYMWLPPQILLEMVRNCEIFFLPPQFYEISRFVPYKSYDYLRKFAKERSGKGTSTYHPIVYNCTDGMVSILPGDDFHAGCPRVSTIYRNVDFTTDEFRAHSKRIHRMENLGSPDAVIHLNFEPLDGHLKPLCAFQANHKL, encoded by the exons ATGGAAGATACAAGTTTGGCACCGAAGGCTCCAGTGTGGCGAGAATCCGCCAGTTTGATAATATGTGCAAAAAATGTGGAAATAACTGATGGTTACGATTACGAG CTTTTAATGATAAAAAGGTCGGACCGTACTGCTCTTATTCAAAATCAATGTGTATTCCCGGGTGGAATATATGATCCTTTTGACGAAAGCATAGAATggttaaaatattttgaagaattCGGAGTaaaccagcaaacattaaaAAACTTAGTAATAGTCGACAATAAAACAGAACGGCCGAAAATTATGGCTCCCCAAGGCACTGGCTGTTACGATAGGTTTTTCAAAAGTTCTAAAATTTGGGCAAG AGAGATTTCCTTGCGCATTAACGCTATTCGTGAGACTTTTGAAGAAGTTGGAATTCTCATGTGTCGTCGAAGAGACCAATTAAACTCATTGACAACGGAGGGTTTTTGTGAACTATTACTCGATAAATCCGACTGGCAGAAGGCTGTACACGATGATTCACGAAACTTTTTACAAATGTGTCGTGAATTAAAAGTTGTACCTGATTTGTGGAGTTTACATGAATGGTCTTGTTGGGCTAGTCCGGCAGTTATCAAAAAAGG GTATGAGACAGCGTTTTATATCACATTTCTAAGTGAGAAGCCAGACATTAATTATGACCAATCCGAAGTAAAAGAATATATG TGGCTTCCACCTCAAATTCTACTGGAAATGGTACGAAATTGTGAAATATTCTTCTTGCCCCCAcagttttatgaaatttctcgTTTTGTGCCCTACAAATCATACGATTATCttagaaaatttgcaaaagaaCGAAGTGGTAAGGGTACATCTACATATCATCCCATTGTCTATAACTGCACAGATGGTATGGTTTCTATTCTGCCAG GAGATGACTTCCATGCCGGTTGTCCTCGGGTTTCAACAATTTACAGGAATGTGGACTTTACCACTGACGAATTTCGTGCACATTCGAAACGCATTCACAGAATGGAAAACTTAGGTTCTCCAGACGCTGTAATTCATTTGAATTTTGAACCGTTGGATGGACATTTGAAGCCTCTGTGCGCGTTTCAAGCAAATCACaaactataa